GGTACAGCGGTATCGGGTACAGTCGTGCCACTGTTCCCCTTTCCTGCAATGGCCACCTGGAACAAGGAAGCCGCTTTGGAGAGTGCTGTTAAAATTCAACAGCTGAACCCATCGCTTCTTGCGGTAGGGCACGGGAATTTGCTGAAACAGCCCGGCGAACGGCTGCGCAGCGCCATTGCGAAAGCTGAAGCCGGTTTGAAACCGCAAGGTCTTACTTCATAAAAGTAACGGAAGATACGTCAAGTCGCCTAGAGCAGGACTAGGCCGGGGCAAAATTGTAACGGCAGACGCGCAAATTGCTGACGAGTATGGAATGGAAAGAGTGCCGCTGGCGGCGCATGCCGCCAGGTGTGCATACGTCCCCCTTCGTTGTATAATCACATTAACGGACAGGGACAGGCCGGACTGCGGGTACTGCTTGCGCATAATCGCTGTCCTGAGTCCTTACAATCTGGGCACAAAAGGCGAATTTCATGCCCTCAGGGAACAGCGCAGCATTTTGCACGTGTTCGCGTCGCTTGGAGCAGAGTGAGGCTTCGGCATGCCGCTTGACGTGAGCGACAGCCTGTCAGCTACACTTAGCGCTTTTCCGGCGGGCGTTGACCAGGTCAGAGAATAAGGTAAGCCGAATTAGGAGGAGAGAGTTAGCATGGTACAGGAAGCAACACCGGCGGCGTCTTTTACTTTTGAAGATGCCGCTGAACTTGTCGCACATATCGGGATATTGCCGCTCGCACCGCTTATTCCGGAGCACCCTTCGCTTAAGTCACTCACGAGAGAAGAGGATTGGCATACGGATACAGAGCTTGATCCATGGCAGTGGCGGGTAAGGTTTCCTGGAGAAGGCCAAGCGACTTACGGCAAATTTCTGAAGAAAAAGGCCGTGCTGGTCGCAAGGGAATGGTTCCCTTATTTTGCTGCCGTATCGGGAAATGCCCGTACGTTTAAGGACCGCTACAACAACGGCTTAGCCAGCAGGGAAGCGTTCAGTATCCTGGAGATCGTAGAGAGAAATGAGGGAATTGAGACGCGTCAGCTTCGGGCGGAAGCTGAAATGAAAGCTAAAGAGAAGAAGACCGCTTTTGACAACGCCTTGAACGAGCTGCAGGGAAGTGTCGATATCGTCATTTCCGGAGTTCGTCCACGGCTTAACGCAGATGGAGCAAAAAACGGCTGGAACAGCACATCCTTTGAAACGGCCGCCCACTGGATGCGCGAGAATGGAATCGAACCGTTCGCAGGAACAAGGGAGGAAGCCGCTCTATGGCTGAAGGCCCGGATGGAACCGGTGTGGTCGCAGGCCGCAATAGCATGGATCCACAAATTATGGGCATAGCGTCTATGCCCTCCAAACAAAAACGGCTGTTTCCTCGCCTCGAAATGAAGGAACGGATTAGCCGTAAGCGCTTTCTATTGGATTGGTAAAATAGAATCCGTCAGTCGAACATCGGGAGAATAAAAGCAACCAGAAAGTACAGGAAACCCATGAAGAGCATGACGTAAGCGGTGTATTTGACGGCGTTGGCAGCATCGACGCGATTGTCGTACAACGGCTCCCCATCATGGTCTTCCTCTTCATTCCGTTCGGCCTCATTCGAATACGGATCTTTCATCATCTTAATCGCCTCCTTGGATGTTAACTTCCACATCTCTATTGTGACATTTTTGTGAATTAAAATCAACAGAATTGTGTCTATAAATTGAACAAAATTTGAAATGTTCATGAACCCTCATTTTTCTGATCGTGCAGGCGCGCAAAAAGCCCGGTTCCTCCATAGAGGGAGAAACCGGGCTTTTTCCGAATATTTAGTTGGTTGAATCCTGTTCTTATACCCATCCGCCATTGCGGAAAATAGGTTCAGCCGTGCCGTCATCTGTAATGCCGTCAATGTCCATCTCCGGGGAGCCCATCATGAAATCGACGTGAATAAGACTCTGGTTCATTCCGCGCCCGG
This region of Paenibacillus sp. URB8-2 genomic DNA includes:
- a CDS encoding AlkZ-related protein encodes the protein MVQEATPAASFTFEDAAELVAHIGILPLAPLIPEHPSLKSLTREEDWHTDTELDPWQWRVRFPGEGQATYGKFLKKKAVLVAREWFPYFAAVSGNARTFKDRYNNGLASREAFSILEIVERNEGIETRQLRAEAEMKAKEKKTAFDNALNELQGSVDIVISGVRPRLNADGAKNGWNSTSFETAAHWMRENGIEPFAGTREEAALWLKARMEPVWSQAAIAWIHKLWA